From Brassica oleracea var. oleracea cultivar TO1000 chromosome C3, BOL, whole genome shotgun sequence, a single genomic window includes:
- the LOC106334329 gene encoding cysteine-rich and transmembrane domain-containing protein 1, translated as MAAYHVSHESNQPQAPSPLYPPVMEAPPPPYPPTSTRFQDYYSGYGQPHPPPLRPYRDEYYGEGEYMGCFPFLRTCLTTLCCCWFVERCCLPSRY; from the exons ATGGCAGCTTACCATGTTTCTCATGAGTCAAATCAACCACAAG CCCCGTCGCCTCTCTACCCTCCGGTAATGGAGGCTCCACCACCACCGTATCCACCAACCAGCACGAGGTTCCAAGACTACTACAGTGGCTACGGTCAGCCACATCCACCGCCCCTGCGTCCATATAGAGATGAATACTATGGAGAAGGAGAGTATATGGGTTGCTTTCCTTTTCTCAGAACCTG TTTGACAACTCTATGTTGTTGCTGGTTTGTGGAACGATGTTGCCTTCCAAGTCGTTACTAG
- the LOC106335673 gene encoding uncharacterized protein LOC106335673, whose translation MRKEIPPPVSTTTVCFENKPLVATLLALSLVMIIWNLPPYYHNLISTAPPCSASPTTTILSTSSSSFSPENFTASLSATPATSPSDPNKRVFQPFGNAAALFVLMGAYRGGPSSFSVVGLASKPIHTFGKPWFKCEYLSNNGTTTRATKAVKILPDWGYGRVYTVVVVNCTFPSNPNSDNSGGKLILNAYYNESPNLLERLTALEEDAGSYNESKFSPPYPYEYLYCGSSLYGNVSSSRMREWMAYHAWFFGERSHFVFHDAGGISAEVREVLEPWIRAGRVTVQDIRDQAQYDGYYYNQFLIVNDCLHRYRHAAEWTFFFDVDEYIYLPDGNTLESVLAEFSDYTQFTIEQNPMSSVLCLNDSTQGYPRQWGFEKLLFRESRTNIRRDRKYAIQAKNAFATGVHMSENVVGKTLHKTETKIRYYHYHNTITVHEELCREMLPASAKEKVTLYKKLPFVYDDSMKKLVNTIKEFEQKKIGTKDVKHFS comes from the exons ATGAGGAAAGAGATTCCGCCGCCGGTGTCCACCACCACCGTCTGTTTCGAGAATAAGCCACTGGTCGCTACATTGCTAGCTCTCTCCCTCGTCATGATCATCTGGAACCTTCCTCCTTACTACCACAACCTCATCTCCACCGCTCCTCCCTGCTCCGCCTCTCCCACCACCACCATACTCTCCACCTCCTCCTCATCTTTTTCACCTGAGAATTTCACCGCCTCTCTCTCCGCCACGCCGGCAACTTCTCCATCAGATCCGAACAAACGCGTTTTCCAACCGTTCGGAAACGCGGCGGCGCTATTCGTCCTCATGGGAGCTTACCGCGGCGGTCCATCATCCTTCTCCGTCGTCGGACTCGCCTCGAAACCGATCCACACCTTCGGAAAACCATGGTTCAAATGCGAGTACCTATCCAACAACGGAACCACAACACGAGCCACCAAAGCCGTGAAGATTCTCCCGGACTGGGGCTACGGACGAGTCTACACCGTCGTGGTCGTCAACTGCACGTTCCCCTCGAACCCCAACTCCGATAACTCCGGAGGCAAACTCATCCTCAACGCTTACTACAACGAATCTCCGAACCTCTTGGAGAGGCTCACAGCCCTCGAGGAGGACGCCGGATCTTACAACGAGTCGAAATTCTCACCGCCGTATCCGTACGAGTACCTCTACTGCGGCTCGTCGCTGTACGGGAACGTGAGCTCGTCGCGTATGAGGGAATGGATGGCTTACCATGCTTGGTTCTTCGGAGAGAGATCGCATTTTGTTTTTCACGATGCCGGTGGGATTTCGGCGGAGGTTAGGGAGGTTCTTGAGCCGTGGATTCGAGCAGGGAGGGTCACGGTTCAGGACATTAGGGACCAGGCTCAGTACGATGGGTACTACTATAACCAGTTCTTGATTGTTAATGATTGTTTGCATCGGTATCGTCACGCTGCGGAGTGGACCTTCTTCTTTGATGTTGATGAGTATATTTATTTGCCTGATGGGAATACGCTTGAATCGGTTCTTGCTGAGTTTTCGGATTATACACAGTTCACTATTGAGCAGAACCCGATGTCTAGTGTTCTTTGCTTGAACGATTCAACTCAAGGTTATCCCAG GCAATGGGGATTTGAGAAGCTACTATTCAGAGAATCAAGAACAAACATACGACGTGACAGGAAATATGCGATCCAGGCCAAGAACGCTTTTGCGACAGGAGTTCACATGTCTGAAAACGTAGTAGGGAAAACGCTACACAAGACAGAGACGAAGATCCGTTATTACCATTACCACAACACCATAACAGTACACGAGGAGCTTTGCAGAGAGATGTTACCTGCTTCAGCCAAGGAGAAGGTGACATTGTACAAGAAGCTTCCATTTGTGTATGATGACAGCATGAAGAAGCTAGTGAACACGATTAAAGAGTTTGAGCAGAAAAAAATTGGGACCAAAGATGTGAAGCATTTCTCATGA